CACGGCGCTGGGCGAGACGCGCTCGGCAGGCCGAGCGTTTACCGCGTCGGCGTGGTCTTCCGTGGCGAGCTCGACGCGCGCTTCGCGGTGACGGTCGACGGATCGAAGCTGACGACGCTCCCGATCCCCGTCTTCGACATCGCCGGCCTCGCGCAGTACGATCCGGCGCAGATCGTCGTCGAGGTCGCGCGCACCGACGCGCGCTCCACCTTCGCGCTCCAGGGCGTCTACAAGCGATGGCGGGACTTCCCGGGGCTCGTCGAGCCCACGCTGGTGTGCAGCCCCGGCGTCACGACGTGCGGCCTCGCCCCGCCGGAGATCGCGTGGCGCGACACGTTCGTGGTCCGCGCCGGCGCCGAGCACGGGATCGACCTCGCCCCCGGCGTCGTCTTGCGCGCCCGCGCGGGCGGATGGGTCGAGACCTCCGCGCTGCCGGGCTCGCTCCCGGAGTCGCGCGCGTTCGATCCGGCGACGAAGACGGTCGTCGCCGTGCCGACGCGCTACTTCGACGGGACGCGGCTCGTCGTGACCGGCGGCTTCGGGCTCGGGCTCCGCCACGTCGATCTCGACACGTTCGTGCAGCGGCACTGGGTCCTCGATCACGGCCGCATCACCGCGTTCGGCCTCACCGGGACGGTGCGGTTTTGAAGCGCGCGGCCGCGCTCGCCGTCGCCGCGCTCCTCGTGCCCGCGCTCGCGCGCGCGAACCCGCCCGACACGTACGGCTTCGGCTCACGCGAGGTCGCGCTCGGCGGCGCGGCGGCGGCGGAGACGCGCGGCGTCGCGGCGGGCTACTACAACCCGGCCGCGCTCGCGCGCTCGCGCGGGCTCGAGCTCTCGCTCGGCTACTTCCACGCCGCGCACGCGTTCGAGATGAACGGGCAGGGGAGCGAGGTCGATCCCGTGCGCGGGATCGTCGGCGGCCTCGTCGTGCCGGGCAAGGTCTTCCACGTGCCGGTCGCGTTCGGCGTCGCGCTGCACCTCCCGAACGATCGGCTCGCGCGCACGCGTTCGCGGCCGCAGGACGAGCCGCGCTGGGAGCTCTACGACAACCGGAACCAGCGCCTCTTCTTCGCCGCGAACGTCGCGATCGAGCCGCTGCCGTGGCTCCAGATCGGCGGCGGGATCTCGTTCGTCTCGGCGACGACCGCGCGCCTCGACGTGACCGGCTCCGCGGACCTGTTCCGCTCCGACGACTCCGCCCTCCGTCACGAGGTCGACGCGAGCTTCGTCGCGGTGCGCTACCCGCAGCTCGGCGTGCGCGTCGCGCTCTCGGAGCGGATCGCGCTCGCGATGGTCTATCGCGGCGAGGTGCAGCAGAACCTCGATCTCCGAGCGCGCTTGAAGGGCGACGTCTCCGGGCTCACGACCGCGCTCTACGAGCTCGAGTCCCGCAGCGTGAGCGGCTTCGTCCCGCAGCAGGTCGTGCTCGGCGGCTCGTGGGCGCTCACGCGCCGGACGCAGCTCACGTTCGACCTCACCTGGGTCGACTGGAGCGCGTACGTCGCGCCGGCCTCGCAGCTCGACGCCGTCCTCGACATCCCGCCGCCCGCGGGCGGGTGGCCGTCCACGATCGCGCCGCCGACCCCGCCGCCGCCGTCCCGCGTGATCCCGCTCCGCCTCCGCGACCGCGTCGTCCCGCGCGCCGGGGTGGAGTGGGAGCCCGCGCGCGGCTTCTTCGTCCGCGCCGGCTACGCGTGGATGAAGAGCCCGATCGAGGCGCAGAGCGGCTTCACGACCTACGTCGATCGCGACCTCCACACGCTCGCGCTCGGCGGCGGCCTCGCGGTGCGCTCCGGATCGCGCCTCGTGCCCGGCACGCTCTCCGTCGACGCGCACGCGCAGGTCGGCGTCCTCCCGGAGGCGACGACGCGGAAGGCGAGCCCGGCCGACTTCGTCGGCGACTTCCGCGCGCGCGGCGACTTCCTGAACCTCGGCCTCACCGCGACGTTCGCGTTCGGCCGAGGCCGAGAAGAAGAGGAGCGGCGATGACGTTCGCGTTCGGCCGAGGCCGAGAGGAAGAGGAGCGGCGATGACGCGCGCGTTCGGCCTCGTCATGCTCGTCATGCTCGTCGCGTGCGGCACGACCGGCGACGCGGGCGGCGACGAGGCGATCCTCCCGAGCGCGGGGATGGGCCCGTTCCGTCCCCTCGCGGAGAAGGAGCTGAAGGGCGCCGCGCCGTTCGTCCTCGACGACTCGCTCGCGCGCTACGCCGATCCCGCCGTGCTCGCCGACGGCGAGAGCACGCTTCTGTATGCGGTTACGCAAGGGAAGATCGTCCGCACGCGCGCGAACGACGGACGCACCTTCTTCGGCGCGGGCCAGGTCGGGCGCGCCCCCGCGGTCGTGCTCGCGCCGACCGAGCCGTGGGAGATCGCGCTCGCGGGCCCGTTCGCGCTGCGCCGCGGGGCCGAGGTCTGGCTCTACTACGCGGGCGAGGAGGGGATCGGCGTCGCGCGATCGAGCGACGGCCTCGCGTTCACGAAGGAGCCCGGCCCGATCGTGTGGGGCGGCGCGGCGCCGAGCGTCTTCGCGCTCCCGGACGGGAGCCTCCGCATGCTCTACACGCGCGGCCTCGAGATCGAGGAGGCCGCGAGCCCCGACGGCCTCGCCTGGCAGCGCATCGGCCCGGTGTTCTCCGCCTCGCACGTCGCCGGCGCGTTCGACGCGGTCGCGGTCGCCGATCCCTGGGCCGAGCCGCGCACGACCGCGGCCGGCCGCTTCCATGTGCGTGTACTCTACACGGGAACGGACGAGGCCGGCGCGACCGCGATCGGCTTCGCGGGCCGCTACGGCGTCGACGGTCCGCTGACGCGCAACCCCGATCCGGCGTACCCCGCCGGCCGCCAGCCCGCGCTCCTCGGCGCGTTCCTCTACGTGACGCAGGAGCGCCCGGGCTACGACGCGATCGCGGCCGCGCTCCAGCCCCGCGCCGCGACGCTGACCCCGCCGGGCGACTACCCGGCGTCCCCTTAGACGATCACGCGGGCGCCGCCGCGGCGGGCGTCGCCGACGCCCTCGAAGCTGCCGTCGATACGGAGCGCGCAGTGGACGCCGCCGAAGTAGAGGTTCGGGGCCTCGAACACCGCGGGGGCGAAGGGGTACGCGTCCTTCAGCGCCTGCACGACGTCGGGCGCCATCCCGGCCGCCTCGAAGGCGAGCTTGGGCTCCCCGCTCGCGCGGTCGATCTCGACGTGGAGGCGCGGCGCGTGCACGGCCTCCGCCGGCGACACGCCGTGCTCGACGAGCCCCACGATCGTCTGGAGGATCGCGGTGCGGAGGCGGTTCGAGCCGCCGCTGCCGAGCGCGACGCGGTCCGCGCCGCGCGAGAGGATCGCCGGCGCCATCATCGTGTTGATCGCGGTGCCGGGCGCGTCCTCGTGGAAGCCGCGCGGATGGAGGTCCTCCTCGCCGAGGATGTTGTTCGCCATCATGCCGGTGCCGCGGAGGACGTGGCCGGAGCCCTCGCCGTTCGTGAGCGTGAGCGACACCGCGTTGCCCTCCTCGTCGATCGCGCTGATCTGCGTCGTCGAGCCGAGGAGGCTCCGCGCCTTCGCGCGCGCGACCTTGAGGCGCTCGTCCTCGAGCATCGCGCGGGCGAGGACCGGATCGGCGACGCGATCACGGAACGTGTCGTCGCGCTCGGAGAGGAGCGCCTCCTGGACCTTGCCGACGAAGAGCTCGTGCTCCTTCGAGAGCCACCGGTAGCGGCCGACGCCCTCGAGGAGGCGGAGGCCGAGCGCGACGAGGAGCCCGCCGGTGGAGGGGAAGGGCATCGTCGCGAGGTGCCAGTCGCCGTGCGCGACCGCGATCGGCGCGTGCTCCGCGAGCGCGGCGTGGTCGACGTCCTCCGGCGTGATGAGCCCGCCGTGGCGCGGGCCGAGCTCGTCCGCGAGCGCGCGGTAGAGCTCGCGCACCCGCGCCGGGCGCGCCGCGATGTCGGCGAGCGTCTGCGCCATGTCCGGGTTCCGGAGGTGCGCGCCGACGCCCGCGATCTCGCCGTCCGCTCCCGAGAAGAGCGCGCGACCCTCGGGCGTGAGGTCGATGATCGGCCGGAGGATGTCGAAGACGAACCCGCACCCGGTGCCGAGGACGTACCCGTCCTTCGCGAGCGCCGTCGCCGGCGCGAGCACCGCCGCGAGCGGGCGCGCGCCGAGCCGCCGCTGGAGCTCGATGAGCCCCGACAGCGCGAGCGGGACCGCGACGCTCGCGGCGCCGACGTGGAACACCTGCGCCGCGGCGCCGAAGTTGACCGTCACCGCCGCGAAGTCGCGCGGCGATCCCGGCGCGAGGCCGAGGCCCGGCGTCCGCGCGAACATGTCGAACGCGATCGCCTCGCCGTTGCCGCGCTCGACGACGCACACCCCGCCCCCGAGCGGCGAGCAGAGCGGGAGCTCGCACACGAACGCGGCGAAGGCGGCGGCGACCGCGGCGTCCACCGCGTTGCCGCCCTCGCGAAGAAGCGCCGCGCCCGCTTCGGCGGTCTGAGGGTCGCCCGCGGCGACCACTCCTTTCGTCGATCCCATCCGCGTCGATGCTAACGTTTCTCGAACATGTTGGTGGGCCTCATCCTCGGCGTGCTCTGCGTTACGCCGCTGGTCCTCACGTACCTCTTCTTCATCCGCTGGGTCGATCGCTTCGAGCCCGAGCCGTGGTGGCTGATCCTCGCGGCGTTCCTGTGGGGGGCGATCTTCGCGACCCTCGGCGGCGGCCTCACCTCGAGCTTCGCGCAGGCGATGACGTCGGCGCTCTTCGACGCGTCGCCGAAGGAGCTCGACGTCATCGGCGCGACCGTGTTCGCGCCCATCTTCGAGGAGAGCTTCAAGGGGATCGGCGTCGCGCTGATCGCCCTCATCAGCGCGCTCGGCCTCCGCGAGCTCGACGGCCCCCTCGACGGCGCGATCTACGGCGGCGTCGTCGGCCTCGGCTTCACGCTGACGGAGGACATCCTCTACGTCTCGAACCAGTTCGCGACGCAGGGCTTCGGCGGCTTCGTCGTCCTCCTCTTCCTCCGCACGATCCTCCTCGGCCTCTCGCACTGCACCTTCACCGCGTGCACCGGCCTCGGCTTCGGCATCGCGACGGAGGCGAAGAGCTGGTTCGTGAAGATCGCCGCGCCCGTCATCGGCTTCGGCTGCGCGATGTTGATGCACTGCATGCACAACTCGCTCCCGACCTTCTTCGGCGACGGCGGCCTCGTGCTGATGCTCCTCATCTCGTGGCTCATCGACATCCTGTTCTTCGTCCTCCTCGCGCTCCTCGTCGTGCGCGATCGGAGCATCGTCATCCGCGAGCTCTTCGGCGAGGTCGGCGGGCTCCTCCATCCGAAGGAGCTGCACCTCGTCTCGAGCTACTTCGCGCTCGGGATGAAGAACTGGGGGGTCCTCTTCTCGAAGGGCTGGGGGCCGTTCTCGGTCCGCCGCAAGAAGCAGCTCCAGCTCGTGGAGCTCGCGTTCGTGAAGAGCCGGCGCCGCCGCGGTGAGACCGGCGCCGATCTCGATCGCAAGGAGGCCGAGCTCCGTCGCGACATCGCGACCGCGAACCAGCGCGGCGTCTGGATCGGCAGCTGACGACACAGCCGGGCACGACACGGATGCCAGACCCTGCGCCGTAGATCCATCGAATTTCAGGGATCTGGACGGATGGCACATCGGTTGCTCCACTCGGCGTCGAGGGAGGTCGACGATGGGTCGCGTTCTCTGGAGATGGCCGTTGCCGCTCCTCTTGATTGCTGTGGGCTGTTCGGACCTCGCCGCGACGTCGCTCGACTCGGGGGACCGCCGCTCTGCGAAGAACAGCGGCGACGACGGCACGGGCTCGTCGAGCGGGACCTCGGGAAGCGGCGCCCCCGGCGAGCTCCCGCCCGAGCGCGAGGTCGAGTCCGACTACGAGGCGCCGGTCGCGACCGGCAACGTGGTGTGGGTCGCGAACCCGAAGAGCGGACGCGTCGCGCTCGTCGACGCGCAGACGCTGCAGGTCCGCACCGTCGAGGCCGGCAACGCGCCGACCTACCTCGCGAGCGTGCCGAACCAGCCGGTCGACACGACGCTGGTGCTCAACGTCCTCTCCGCCGACGCGACGCTCCTCCGCGCGACGACCGCGACCGGCGCGGTCGAGTCGACGACGTTCAAGACCGCGCGCGACGCGAACACCTCGGCGTTCTCGAGCGACGGTCGCTACGCCGTGGTCTGGGCCGACGCGCGGAAGGTCCCGGACGCGCCGAAGACCTTCGGCTTCCAAGACCTCACCGTCCTCGACCTCCAAACCGGTACGTCGACGATCCTCGCGGTCGGCTACCGCCCGGTCGCGGTCGGCTTCAACGCCGAGAGCACGCAGGCGTACGCCGTGACCCAGGACGGCATCGCGCTCGTCGCGCTCGCGGGCACGCCGGCGGTGACGAAGAACGTCGCGATCTCCGACTCGCCGACGGAGGACCCCGGCACGCGCGACGTCTTCGTGACGAAGGACGGCGCGCGCGCGTTCATCCGCCGCGACGGCTCCTCCACGATCACGATCGTCTCGCTCGCGACCGACGAGCGCTCGGAGGTCACGCTCTCGGGCCCGGTGACGGATCTCGATCTCGCCGACACGGGGGACCGCGCCGTCGCGGTCGTCCGCGCCACCGCGGAGGTCGCGGTCCTCCCGATCGCGAACCCGTCCGGCAACGCCTCCGTCACGATCACGGGCGAGACGATCGGCTCCGTGTCGATCGCGCCCGGCGGCGGGCGCGCGCTCCTCTACACGAACGCGACCGCGGCCGAGCGCTTCACCGTCCTCGACCTCGCGCAGACCCCGACCTTCCGCACGGTGCGCCTCTACTCGCCGGTGCTCGGCGTCTTCTCCGCGCCCGACGCGCAGCACGCGGTCGTCCTCCACGACGGGAACCCCGGCGCGTTCAGCGTCGTCCCGATCGGCCAGGACCTCCCCGCGAAGATCGTGGAGACGGGGGCGAAGCCGACCGCGGTCGCGACGCTGAACGATCGCGCCGTCGTCGCCGAGCGCGACGACGCGTCGAAGGTCTACGGCGCGTACCTCGCGCGGATGCCTCAGCTCATGGTCGAGCGCTACCCGCTCGCGAGCCCGCCGATCGCGGTCGGCGTCGTGCCGAGCGCGCGCCGAGCCTTCGTCGCTCAGCAGCACGCCGAGGGGCGGCTCACGTTCATCGATCTCGAGAGCGGCGTCGCGCGGACGCTCACGGGGTTCGAGCTTTCTTCCCGCGTGGTCGATGGGAGTGGTGTGCAATGAGGTCGAGGATTGGGACGGTAGGTCTCTTTGCGCTGGTCGCGGCGTGCGGCGATCGGCCGGACAGCTACGAGACGCCGTTCGCGGCGCAGGCGGAGTCGTTCGCGCTCACGAATCGGGTCGCCGTCGTCGACAAGAACGCGAACCGCGTCGGGCTCCTCGTCCCGAAGGCGGGGCAGGAGCTCGCGACCTCGTTCGTGCCGATCGGGCGCTCGCAGATCCGCGCGCAGGTCGCCCCCGACGGCAAGCGCCTCTTCGTCCTCTCCGCCGGCGACGTGCCGCGCCGGAAGGACAAGAACGAGCGGCCGAGCCTCACCGTCATCGACGACGCGGGCGGCGCGCGGAGGTTCGACCTCGAGTCGCTGCACTCGGACCTCGCGCTCGATCCGCGCGGCCGCTACGTCGCGCTCTTCGCGAAGCCGGGCCGGAGCAACGACCCGTTCCTCGCCCAGGCCTCGTTCGTCGAGAACCCGAACGAGATCCTCATCGTCGACCTCGAGGAGGGCACCGTGACGCCGCGCACGATCCGCTCGTTCGGCGGGCAGCCGCAGCGCGTGACGTTCACCGATCCGCTCAACCTCCCGCGCGGCCAGCGGCGCCTGCTCGTGGTCGAGACCGATCAGGACGTCCACCTCCTCGACCTCGACAACCTCCGCGCGACGCCGCGGCGCCCCGAGATCACGGTCCGCCTCACCTCCGGCTCGAGCACGAACGCGCTTCGCCCCGCCGCGATCGCGGTCGACGACGGCCTCTCCGAGCGCAACGACGACACGCGCATCGGCGTCCGCGTCGAGAACGACTCGAGCGTCTTCACGCTCACCCTCGTCGACGCGGAGCCCGGGCCCGGCGACGAGCCGGACACGATCTCGAACGACTTCCGCCCGGAGGTGAACCTCACCGAGGTCGGCGGCACGCCCGGCGACATCGTCTTCGTCCGCACCGACCTCGGCGTCCGCCTCGCCGCCGTCGTCCCCAACACGCGCAAGGTCGTCCTCTTCGATCCGCAGACGAGCATCACGAGCGAGGTCGACGTCAACGGCGCGTTCTCGCGCATCTCGCTCATCACGAGCGTCGTCGACGCGCAGGCCGGCACCGACACCGCGCTCCTCTACGGCGAAGGGCAGACCAACGGCGTCGCGTTCCTCTCCCTCGGCAAGGCGGTCGGGCAGACCTACCGCACGGTCGAGATCGTGCCGCTCTCGTCGTCGGTGAGCACCGTGCGCGACGTGCCTCCACCGCGCCCCGAGCTCAAGGTGCTGCAGGGCGGCGGCAACGCGTTCTTCGTCCTCAACCTCGCGAGCCGCACCGCCGCGCCGCTCACGACGCTGCAGCAGGCCGCGATCCACGTCGCGCCCGACGGGCAGCGGCTCTGGGCGTTCCAGCAGGGCGCGCAGAACCTCTCCGAGGTCACGCTCGACAACCTGCACCCGATCCCGCTCACGCTCGATCGTCCGATCACCGCGGTCTACGACGTGGAGCGCGAAGGCGGGGGGCGCTCGCTCATCGCGCTCGACATGCGCGGGTCGGTGGGGGCGACGGTGCTCGACGCGATCGACCCCGATACGACCGCGAGCCGCTCGTACTACGGCCTGATGCTGGAGAAGCTGCAATGAACCGCCTTGGCTTTTGTGTCGCGTTCGCCTTCGTCGTCACGTGCTCCGCGCATGCGCTCGCGGACGACTCCGAGCCCGCGCCGGCGTCGGAGCCGCCGCGCCCCGTCACCGTGACGTACACGATGCCCGCCGCCGCGCCGGAGCCGGAGGCGGCGCCGGACGTGGATCGCCCTCCGCCTCCCGGGGTGGGGAAGCCGCGCTACGACCTCTGGCGCATCGGCGTCGGCGGTCGCTTCGACTACGTCGGGACCTCGGGCTTCGACACGTTCGCGGACGACAACTTCCTCGGGAACATCGCGATCGACGCGACGTACCCGCTCCTCACGCGAGACAAGCTGACGCTCGGCGTCGGGCTCGGCTACAGCGTCGGCGGTCGCGACGGCCACCTCCGCGGGATGTCGACGAACCTCGCCGTGCACCGCTTCCAGGCGCCGATCGAGGCTCGCTACCACTTCATCCCGCAGGTCTACGGCTTCGTGAAGGTCGCGCCCGGGGCGGCCGGGATCTTCGCGGAGATCGTCGACTCCTCTTCGCCGAACGCGCTCAAGGACACGGCGTGGGCCTTCTCGGCCGACGCGAGCGTGGGCGCCGGCATCCTCCTCGGACCTCGCAAGTACGTCGCGAAGGGCGGGACGGGCCCCGACGCCGACCTCGAGCGGCGCACGCTCCGCATCTGGGCCGTCCCCGAGCTCGGCTACGGTTACACGACGCGGCCGGGGCTCGACCTCCGCCCCGATCGCGACGCGAACGACGCGCTCGGCACCGACGAGCGTGTCCGCGTGAACGGCCTCGCGCTGAGCTCGTTCTTCTGGCGCCTCTCCATCGCGACGACGTTCTGACCATGCGAACCCTCCTCGTCCGAAGTCTCCCCATCCTCCTCCTCCTCGCCGCCTGCGGCAGCGAGGAGGGCAGCACGTTCTACGCCGACAGCGGCCGCGAAGCGCCGGGCCTGCCGTCCGGCGGGATCTCCAGCAGCAGCGGCGGCGCGGGCTCCGGCGGCGACGGGCTCCCCGCCGAGCGCGAGATCGAGTCCGACTACGAGGCGCCGGTCGCGACCGGCAACGTGGTGTGGATCGCGAACCCGAAGAGCGGGCGCGTCGCGCTCGTCGACGCGGTGACGCTGCAGGTCCGCACCGTCGAGGCCGGCAACGCGCCGACCTACCTCGCGAGCGTGCCGAACCAACAGGTCGACACCACCCTCGTCCTCAACGTCGCCTCCGCCGACGCGACGCTGCTCCGCGCGACGAGCACCGCCGGCGCGATCGAGACGACGACGTTCAAGACCGCGCAGCTCGCGAACACCTCGACGTTCTCGAGCGACGGTCGTTACGCCGTGGTCTGGGCCGACGCGCGGAAGGTCCCGGACGCGCCGAAGACGCGCGGCTTCCAGGACCTCACGGTCCTCGACCTCCAAACCGGCACGTCGACGATCCTCGCGGTCGGTTATCGACCCGTCGCGGTCGGTTTCAGCGCCGACAACACCCAGGCGTACGCCGTGACCCAGGACGGCATCGCGCTCGTCGCGCTCGCGGGCACGCCGGCGGTGACGAAGAACGTCGCGATCTCGGACTCTCCGACGGAGGATCCCGGCACGCGCGACGTCTTCGTGACGAAGGACGGCGCGCGCGCGTTCATCCGCCGCGACGGCTCCTCCACGATCACGATCGTGACGCTCGCGACCGACCAGCGCTCCGAGATCACGCTCTCGGGGCCGGTGACGGACCTCGACCTCGCCGACACCGGCGATCGCGCCGTCGCGGTGGTGCGGTCCACCGCGGAGGTCGCCCTCATTCCGATCGCGGACCCGTCGGGCACCTCGTCGATCACCGTGACGGGGGAGACGATCGGCTCCGTCGCGATCGCGCCTGGCGGGACACGCGCGCTCCTCTACACGAACGCGACCGCGGCCGAGCGGTTCACCGTCCTCGATCTCGGCGCGACGCCGACGTTCCGCACGGTGCGCCTCTACTCGCCGGTCCTCGGCATCTTCGCCGCCCCCGACGCGCAGCACGCGATCGTGCTCCACGACCGCGCGGCGCCGTCCGAGGACGGCGCGATCCCCGCGAGCGGCGGCGCGTTCAGCGTGGTGCCGATCGGGCAGAACCTCCCCGCGAAGATCGTGGCGACGCTCGCGCCCCCGACCGCGGTCGCGACGCTCGACGATCGCGCCGTCGTCGCGGAGCGGAACGACGCGGCGAAGGTCTACGGCGCGCACCTCGTGCGGATGCCGCAGCTCATGGCGGAGCGCTACCCGCTCGCGAGCCCGCCGATCGCGGTCGGCGCGGTGCCGGGCGCACGCCGCGCGTTCATCGCGCAGCAGCACCCGGAGGGCCGCCTCACGTTCATCGACCTCGAGACCGGCGTCGCGCGCACCCTCACCGGCTTCGAGCTCAGCTCCCGCGTCGTCACGGGAAGCGCCGCGAATTAACGCCGGACGAGGTGCCGGAAGGAAGCGCCTTCGATCGCGACGTCCTGCCACGCCTCGTTCAGGCGCTTCGGGATGTACATGACGCCGCCCTTGGCGTGGTCGTACGGGAAGAAGCGGGCGGTCACGTCCTCGATCGCGCCGGCGCGATCGCGGATCGAGAGCTTGCGCGCGAAGCCGCCGGAGATCCCGCCGCGGTACGGCGCCTCGCGCTCGAGGACGGTGTTGCCGTCGGCGTCGACGTTCGCGATCGTGTAGCCCTGCGCCTGCGGGGGGAGGAGCTGCATCTCCTCGTCTTCGTCCTCGCCGCTCGACAGCTTGTTGAGCTCGGCGAGGCGCTTCGCGAGCGCGTTGTACGTGTAGTCGCTGACCCACTCGTCCTTGCAGTACGACATCATGTCGTGGCCGATGTCGGGCGAGTGGAAGGTCTTCGAGAAGATGTCGTAGCCCCACACGCCGAGCTTCGCGCCGTCGTGCGGGAAGCTCGCGTCGATGCCTTGCGGCATCTGCCCGCCCGGACCGCACGGGGCGTGCTCGCGGCCGTGCGCGTGGCCGATCTCGTGCGCCATCGTCTCGGCCGCCTGCTGGCCGGGGTAGCCGACGCCGATGCTCGCGCGGAGCGCGGAGGCGCGGTAGTCGTCGGCGACGGTGCTGAGGCCGGCGACGCAGCCGGCGGAGCAGAACGTCGCGAACGACTTCGTCGTCATCATCGAGCCGTAGTAGTAGACGTCGTCCTTCGCCTTGTCCTTGCGCCGCAGGTCGCGGACGGCGGCGAGGAGATCGACGAAGGTCTGCGGCTTCGTGCCGGAGATCTCCGCGTCGTACGCGAGCTCCTTGCGGACCGTGATCTCCACGTC
This sequence is a window from Labilithrix sp.. Protein-coding genes within it:
- a CDS encoding gamma-glutamyltransferase; protein product: MGSTKGVVAAGDPQTAEAGAALLREGGNAVDAAVAAAFAAFVCELPLCSPLGGGVCVVERGNGEAIAFDMFARTPGLGLAPGSPRDFAAVTVNFGAAAQVFHVGAASVAVPLALSGLIELQRRLGARPLAAVLAPATALAKDGYVLGTGCGFVFDILRPIIDLTPEGRALFSGADGEIAGVGAHLRNPDMAQTLADIAARPARVRELYRALADELGPRHGGLITPEDVDHAALAEHAPIAVAHGDWHLATMPFPSTGGLLVALGLRLLEGVGRYRWLSKEHELFVGKVQEALLSERDDTFRDRVADPVLARAMLEDERLKVARAKARSLLGSTTQISAIDEEGNAVSLTLTNGEGSGHVLRGTGMMANNILGEEDLHPRGFHEDAPGTAINTMMAPAILSRGADRVALGSGGSNRLRTAILQTIVGLVEHGVSPAEAVHAPRLHVEIDRASGEPKLAFEAAGMAPDVVQALKDAYPFAPAVFEAPNLYFGGVHCALRIDGSFEGVGDARRGGARVIV
- a CDS encoding outer membrane protein transport protein; the protein is MKRAAALAVAALLVPALARANPPDTYGFGSREVALGGAAAAETRGVAAGYYNPAALARSRGLELSLGYFHAAHAFEMNGQGSEVDPVRGIVGGLVVPGKVFHVPVAFGVALHLPNDRLARTRSRPQDEPRWELYDNRNQRLFFAANVAIEPLPWLQIGGGISFVSATTARLDVTGSADLFRSDDSALRHEVDASFVAVRYPQLGVRVALSERIALAMVYRGEVQQNLDLRARLKGDVSGLTTALYELESRSVSGFVPQQVVLGGSWALTRRTQLTFDLTWVDWSAYVAPASQLDAVLDIPPPAGGWPSTIAPPTPPPPSRVIPLRLRDRVVPRAGVEWEPARGFFVRAGYAWMKSPIEAQSGFTTYVDRDLHTLALGGGLAVRSGSRLVPGTLSVDAHAQVGVLPEATTRKASPADFVGDFRARGDFLNLGLTATFAFGRGREEEERR
- a CDS encoding PrsW family intramembrane metalloprotease, translated to MLVGLILGVLCVTPLVLTYLFFIRWVDRFEPEPWWLILAAFLWGAIFATLGGGLTSSFAQAMTSALFDASPKELDVIGATVFAPIFEESFKGIGVALIALISALGLRELDGPLDGAIYGGVVGLGFTLTEDILYVSNQFATQGFGGFVVLLFLRTILLGLSHCTFTACTGLGFGIATEAKSWFVKIAAPVIGFGCAMLMHCMHNSLPTFFGDGGLVLMLLISWLIDILFFVLLALLVVRDRSIVIRELFGEVGGLLHPKELHLVSSYFALGMKNWGVLFSKGWGPFSVRRKKQLQLVELAFVKSRRRRGETGADLDRKEAELRRDIATANQRGVWIGS